A part of Candidatus Babeliaceae bacterium genomic DNA contains:
- a CDS encoding SAM-dependent methyltransferase, whose product MNPINIALAIYTLEKELERELQFRNISFEKHDRLYFLNTNYCPLFAQVTWINCQTLSITSIGDGIKKLKALGKNWSLFSIDHHRRAQLIQDGLYKIKNTPTAFLEAEPKHSMGGWTLLNANTIICSSHTTSRYPLGKIEFIENKKVPPSRAYLKLWEFFTVHCPPPAPHTKVIDMGACPGGWSWVLSQLNLDVVSVDKAPLDANIAQASNITFLQESAFGLDPKKIEHAEWLFSDIICYPERLLALINKWRKESTVQHFVCTIKFQNEADFKIIDEFLKIPQSKMVHLYHNKHEVMWWLSH is encoded by the coding sequence ATGAATCCTATCAACATCGCATTAGCAATCTATACATTAGAAAAAGAATTAGAACGTGAGCTGCAATTCCGCAACATTTCTTTTGAAAAACACGACAGATTATATTTTTTAAACACCAATTACTGTCCGTTGTTTGCTCAAGTAACATGGATCAATTGCCAAACACTATCTATTACATCTATTGGCGATGGCATCAAAAAGCTAAAAGCGCTTGGCAAAAACTGGTCCCTTTTCAGCATTGATCATCACAGGCGAGCGCAGCTTATTCAAGATGGGTTATATAAGATCAAAAACACGCCCACTGCATTTTTAGAAGCCGAACCAAAGCATTCTATGGGCGGCTGGACACTGCTTAATGCCAATACTATTATATGCTCCTCTCACACAACATCACGTTATCCGTTAGGAAAAATAGAATTCATAGAAAATAAAAAAGTACCACCATCACGAGCATACTTAAAATTATGGGAATTTTTTACAGTACACTGCCCGCCACCGGCTCCGCATACAAAGGTTATTGATATGGGCGCGTGCCCCGGCGGCTGGAGCTGGGTACTTTCTCAATTAAACCTTGATGTTGTAAGCGTCGATAAGGCGCCACTTGATGCTAACATTGCACAAGCATCAAATATAACGTTCTTACAAGAAAGCGCATTTGGCCTTGATCCTAAAAAAATTGAACATGCGGAATGGTTATTTTCTGATATCATTTGTTATCCTGAACGCTTGCTTGCATTAATTAACAAATGGAGAAAAGAGAGTACTGTACAACATTTTGTATGCACTATTAAATTTCAAAACGAAGCAGATTTTAAAATTATTGATGAATTTTTAAAAATACCACAGAGCAAAATGGTCCATTTATACCATAATAAGCATGAAGTCATGTGGTGGCTATCTCATTAA
- the pgsA gene encoding CDP-diacylglycerol--glycerol-3-phosphate 3-phosphatidyltransferase, giving the protein MHIPLLLTLVRLIVAPLFLPILLVAFLPSNVFFINILLAAAFFVFSITDFFDGYLARRYQLETMWGRLLDPLADKFLVFSTLIALVVVHKIYFLWVIIIIGREFFVMSLREIALSHNFSVPVSYLGKIKTAVQMMLIFFIILNPYQHYGLADGWNRIELALLILALFFTFISAWDYYRRFARACC; this is encoded by the coding sequence ATGCATATTCCATTATTACTTACTCTTGTTAGACTCATTGTCGCACCACTTTTTTTACCGATTTTATTAGTTGCCTTTCTTCCAAGCAATGTTTTTTTTATTAACATACTGTTGGCGGCAGCTTTTTTTGTTTTTAGTATCACTGATTTTTTTGACGGGTATTTGGCGCGTCGGTATCAGTTGGAGACGATGTGGGGACGGCTTTTGGATCCGCTTGCGGATAAGTTTTTAGTTTTTTCTACGTTAATTGCGTTGGTGGTTGTTCACAAGATATATTTTTTGTGGGTGATTATTATTATTGGTCGTGAGTTTTTTGTGATGAGCTTGCGTGAAATTGCCTTATCTCATAATTTTTCTGTGCCGGTATCATACTTGGGTAAAATAAAAACGGCCGTTCAGATGATGCTTATTTTTTTTATTATTCTTAATCCCTATCAGCACTATGGACTTGCCGATGGATGGAATCGTATAGAGCTTGCTCTTTTAATATTAGCGCTTTTTTTTACGTTTATATCCGCATGGGATTATTATCGTCGCTTTGCTCGTGCGTGTTGCTGA
- the secD gene encoding protein translocase subunit SecD: MGVRVPSSAPNKLSCKSVVKKIKNTGKLAMTSSLRRFLFSSLSVWFLISILGIYFIVHLKKFINFGIDLVGGTYITLEVKIDKAIENELAEKVQAVFTQIKKNYSELPVYKIVDSSAFISCLSEAQARDVEAAIMAYDSRLEVSRNGLAVTVQLSSQAITTLKHDAVQGNINVLRTRLDKFGVGEITIAAQGESSIIVELPNVHNPQQAKAMIGKAALLELKLVEDAADSEEHLLARHSGMIPDGFTVVRGASKRGNRGEVYLVPQYTDLTGRLLKDAQMDPAGGRFGTEPVVKFVFKPEGGEKFYELSSNNLGRRVAIIVDGLVITAPTLQSAISTQGEITGDFTPAEAQELAMLLKSGAFVAPVTFEEERHIGPSLGQESIKQGLMACVVALTLLLAFSVLVYKVAGLFAFIVLIYNLLLILFMLAMLGATLTLPGIAGIILTIGMAIDASILIYERIREELASGASLRKAVDTGFSGATAVILDANITHFIVAVVLYKLGAGPIQGFAVTMIIGIISTLITGLILLKTIFSFMINNLNIRTLKI, translated from the coding sequence GTGGGGGTTCGAGTCCCTTCTTCCGCACCAAATAAATTATCATGTAAGAGCGTAGTAAAAAAAATTAAAAATACAGGGAAATTGGCAATGACATCATCATTAAGGCGTTTTCTTTTTTCAAGTTTGTCGGTATGGTTTTTGATTAGCATTCTTGGCATTTACTTTATTGTACATCTTAAAAAGTTTATCAATTTCGGTATAGATTTAGTAGGTGGTACCTACATTACTCTTGAAGTAAAAATCGACAAGGCCATTGAAAATGAATTGGCCGAAAAAGTTCAGGCTGTTTTTACACAAATCAAAAAAAATTATAGCGAGCTTCCTGTTTATAAAATAGTAGATAGTTCGGCCTTTATTTCTTGCTTGTCAGAGGCTCAAGCGCGTGACGTTGAGGCTGCAATAATGGCTTATGACAGTAGATTAGAAGTTTCAAGAAATGGTCTTGCTGTCACGGTTCAATTGTCTTCTCAGGCGATCACTACTCTTAAGCATGATGCTGTTCAAGGAAATATTAATGTTTTACGCACACGTTTGGACAAATTTGGGGTTGGAGAAATTACTATTGCTGCGCAAGGTGAATCTTCCATCATTGTAGAATTGCCTAACGTTCATAATCCTCAGCAAGCAAAAGCAATGATAGGAAAAGCTGCGTTGCTTGAATTAAAACTTGTGGAAGATGCGGCAGATAGCGAAGAGCATTTATTAGCGCGCCATAGTGGTATGATTCCGGATGGTTTTACCGTTGTTCGTGGTGCTTCTAAGCGTGGAAATCGTGGAGAAGTGTACCTTGTTCCTCAATACACTGATTTGACTGGTAGATTATTAAAAGATGCTCAAATGGATCCAGCCGGCGGGCGTTTTGGTACGGAGCCTGTTGTAAAATTTGTCTTCAAGCCAGAAGGTGGAGAAAAATTTTATGAACTTTCGAGTAATAATTTGGGTCGACGTGTCGCAATTATTGTTGATGGGCTTGTTATTACTGCTCCTACTCTGCAATCTGCTATTAGTACGCAGGGTGAAATTACTGGAGATTTTACTCCCGCAGAGGCTCAAGAACTTGCGATGTTATTAAAATCAGGTGCTTTTGTTGCTCCCGTTACTTTTGAAGAAGAGCGTCATATTGGTCCATCATTGGGTCAAGAATCTATCAAGCAGGGTTTAATGGCGTGTGTAGTTGCATTAACGCTCTTGCTGGCATTCAGCGTTCTTGTATACAAAGTTGCAGGATTATTCGCGTTTATCGTTTTAATATACAATCTTCTTTTGATATTATTTATGCTCGCAATGTTGGGCGCCACGTTAACATTGCCCGGAATTGCTGGTATCATTTTGACTATTGGTATGGCTATCGATGCTTCGATCCTTATTTATGAAAGAATTCGTGAAGAATTAGCGAGTGGCGCTTCGTTGCGCAAAGCGGTAGATACTGGTTTCTCAGGGGCGACTGCTGTTATTCTTGATGCGAATATTACACACTTTATTGTTGCTGTTGTGTTGTATAAATTGGGGGCAGGTCCCATTCAAGGATTTGCAGTTACTATGATAATTGGTATAATATCTACATTGATCACGGGATTAATATTGCTGAAAACAATTTTTAGTTTTATGATTAATAATCTCAACATTCGTACATTAAAAATTTAA
- a CDS encoding pyridoxamine 5'-phosphate oxidase family protein has protein sequence MAKHVGIKLPEDLIAVLEAEKTVAVLATFSEKGLPHTTPLQWVYPKGVESILISIHKDYTGYHNMVWQKKVMLCFLDENNVAYSILGRAGVVRAPSNVHPLMNVVRIDIIDINVDRSALIHVDSGVRWSYVSPEAKELSMALMDELKELSVIL, from the coding sequence ATGGCAAAACATGTTGGAATAAAATTACCAGAAGATTTAATAGCTGTTTTGGAAGCTGAAAAAACTGTTGCAGTATTGGCAACCTTTTCTGAAAAAGGTCTTCCTCATACAACGCCGTTGCAATGGGTTTATCCTAAGGGCGTTGAAAGTATTTTGATATCTATACATAAAGACTATACCGGATATCATAACATGGTATGGCAAAAGAAAGTCATGCTGTGTTTTTTGGATGAAAATAATGTGGCATACAGTATTTTGGGTAGAGCGGGCGTTGTGCGAGCTCCTTCAAATGTGCATCCATTAATGAATGTTGTGAGAATAGATATTATTGATATTAATGTTGATCGTTCTGCATTAATTCATGTTGATTCAGGTGTTAGGTGGAGTTATGTTTCTCCAGAAGCAAAAGAGCTTTCAATGGCTTTAATGGATGAGCTTAAAGAGCTTTCAGTTATATTGTGA
- the hemW gene encoding radical SAM family heme chaperone HemW, which translates to MNFNNVLPIESLYIHWPFCPYKCHFCPFVALASHDHFMERYHDVLCREIEKFSDEHAIKNTINTIFLGGGTPSTYPVPLLLDLFDRLNKEFIVSPQAEISMEVNPGTVTLEKLQAWKQCGVNRLSIGVQSLKDDVLKKLNRHQSLADVEQLLDMASPLFSRISIDMILGLPDVSADEWKNMLSCVVAWPIQHISIYFLTIHEDTPLYFKVHQNHVSLPSDEAVVELYMWTINYLQDSGFYQYEVSNFARPGHESIHNQQYWNYKPYKGFGLGACSFDGTSRFQNQKNLMNYCQSIEQGNDITLFYETLTNKQRTLEKLMLGLRQKRGVCINSLFEEFTVDQQNKCSDALAVLYDMSLLRYIDGYAQLTMAGLAVENEVILRLSMVL; encoded by the coding sequence GTGAATTTTAATAATGTATTGCCGATAGAGTCGTTGTATATTCATTGGCCGTTTTGTCCTTATAAGTGTCATTTTTGTCCGTTTGTTGCGCTTGCATCGCATGATCACTTTATGGAACGTTATCATGATGTGCTGTGTAGAGAAATTGAAAAATTTAGCGATGAGCATGCAATAAAGAATACTATCAATACCATTTTTTTGGGCGGCGGTACTCCTAGTACGTATCCCGTACCTTTGCTGCTTGACTTGTTTGATCGCCTTAATAAAGAGTTTATTGTGTCGCCTCAGGCAGAAATTAGCATGGAGGTAAATCCTGGAACGGTAACGTTAGAAAAGTTGCAGGCGTGGAAGCAGTGTGGGGTCAATCGTTTGAGTATAGGAGTTCAAAGTCTTAAAGATGATGTTCTTAAAAAATTAAATAGACATCAGTCGCTTGCTGACGTTGAGCAGCTTCTCGATATGGCAAGTCCATTGTTTTCTCGTATTTCCATAGATATGATTTTGGGGTTGCCAGATGTCAGTGCCGATGAATGGAAAAATATGTTGTCGTGTGTTGTTGCGTGGCCTATTCAACATATTTCTATTTATTTTTTAACGATTCATGAGGATACGCCTTTATATTTTAAGGTCCATCAAAATCATGTTTCGCTCCCTTCAGATGAAGCTGTTGTTGAATTATATATGTGGACAATTAATTATTTGCAAGATAGTGGATTTTATCAGTATGAGGTTTCAAATTTTGCTCGGCCAGGGCACGAATCTATTCATAATCAACAGTATTGGAATTATAAACCATATAAGGGATTTGGCCTTGGAGCCTGTTCTTTTGATGGAACTTCAAGGTTTCAAAATCAAAAAAATTTAATGAATTATTGTCAGAGTATTGAACAAGGTAATGATATTACCTTATTCTATGAAACACTAACGAATAAGCAACGTACGTTGGAAAAGTTAATGTTGGGACTTCGGCAAAAAAGGGGTGTTTGTATTAATTCATTATTTGAAGAATTTACGGTGGACCAACAAAATAAGTGTAGTGATGCACTAGCGGTTTTATATGACATGTCATTATTGCGCTATATAGATGGTTATGCGCAATTAACGATGGCAGGTTTAGCAGTTGAAAATGAAGTCATATTGAGACTTTCAATGGTTTTATAA
- a CDS encoding DUF58 domain-containing protein encodes MWNLAMLPIGQICSVARFELFARRLLCGNQLGGYVNRRHGSGLEFDELREYQVGDDVRAIDWNSSVRTDSILVKKYREDFNRTVLVLVDGSASLFYGSHGFLKYNIAAQVAGIIAASAVYNNDAVGLIIYRDDEPVVIRPRSHGSHLPFLLNILFNYRVHYKLSASLDKVVKHSMAIQKNDSLVIIVSDFLDESYQSALATLSRFHEVVAVRIGDVKEKFFHMDACIDLVDSELDVTIPSMTQREGIRVAEHIAALYGEQDLFFKRHGIACFDAVSTTYSWERLVYFLRHRAY; translated from the coding sequence ATGTGGAATTTAGCTATGTTGCCGATAGGTCAAATTTGTTCTGTTGCGCGCTTTGAGCTTTTTGCCCGCCGATTATTGTGCGGTAATCAATTGGGCGGTTATGTTAATCGTCGACATGGTTCTGGCCTTGAATTTGATGAATTACGTGAATATCAGGTTGGGGATGATGTTCGGGCTATTGATTGGAATAGTTCTGTGAGGACAGATTCTATTTTGGTTAAAAAATACAGAGAAGATTTTAATAGAACGGTCTTGGTGCTTGTCGATGGATCGGCATCGCTTTTTTATGGTTCGCATGGTTTTCTTAAATATAATATTGCAGCACAGGTTGCAGGTATTATTGCAGCTTCGGCCGTTTATAACAACGATGCCGTTGGTTTAATTATTTATAGGGATGATGAGCCTGTTGTAATTAGGCCTCGTTCTCACGGATCTCACCTACCGTTCCTATTGAATATTCTGTTTAATTATCGTGTCCATTATAAACTATCGGCTTCGCTTGATAAAGTTGTTAAACATTCTATGGCGATTCAAAAAAATGATAGTCTGGTCATTATTGTTTCTGATTTTTTAGATGAATCTTATCAAAGCGCCTTAGCAACGCTGTCGCGGTTTCATGAAGTGGTTGCTGTTCGTATAGGCGATGTTAAAGAAAAATTTTTTCATATGGATGCATGTATAGATCTTGTGGATTCTGAGCTGGATGTAACTATTCCATCAATGACCCAGCGTGAGGGGATACGGGTTGCTGAACATATAGCAGCTTTGTATGGCGAACAAGATCTTTTTTTTAAAAGACATGGCATTGCCTGTTTCGATGCTGTCTCTACAACATATTCTTGGGAGCGATTGGTGTATTTTTTGCGACACAGGGCTTATTAA
- the serS gene encoding serine--tRNA ligase yields MIDLALLREDTQAVIACIHKKDPSFDGKRLAELDAHVRKFKLQVDQLRSEKNELARKASAGVTQELRDQSKLIGEQLKECEAGLKVAEEEFKHLYLRCANLIDSSIPEGGKESNLVVRTSGEKPHFNFAVKNHVELGEALGWFDFDKAAHMSGSNFVVYKNDAVRLMYALSMFMFNNNMSFGFKPVLPPYLVKEEVLAGAGNFPRFKDEVYSVTADNLYLTPTAEVNLAYLHRDTIFASQDLPARMTAWTSCFRREAGGYGSTERGLIRVHQFEKLELYSITTPENSMNELDYMIDCAETILKKLGLHYRVSLLAAQDCSFSSAKTYDIEVWMPGQNEYKEVSSASNCTDFQARRSAIRYRPHAQDKTQLVHTLNASSLALPRLMVALMETYQQADGTIALPEVLRSVTCGI; encoded by the coding sequence ATGATCGATCTTGCATTATTAAGAGAAGATACTCAAGCTGTTATTGCATGTATACATAAAAAAGATCCATCGTTTGATGGCAAGAGGCTTGCAGAGCTTGATGCTCATGTGAGAAAATTTAAATTGCAGGTTGACCAGCTTAGGTCTGAAAAAAATGAACTTGCTCGTAAGGCAAGTGCTGGTGTTACGCAAGAATTGCGCGATCAGTCAAAGCTTATAGGTGAACAACTTAAAGAATGTGAGGCAGGATTAAAGGTCGCCGAAGAAGAATTTAAGCACTTATATCTGCGATGTGCAAATTTGATTGATAGTTCTATTCCTGAGGGTGGGAAAGAATCAAATCTGGTAGTGAGAACGAGTGGCGAAAAGCCGCATTTTAATTTTGCAGTGAAAAATCATGTTGAATTAGGTGAGGCGTTAGGCTGGTTTGATTTTGATAAGGCTGCTCACATGAGCGGCTCAAATTTTGTTGTTTATAAGAACGATGCTGTTCGGCTCATGTATGCTCTGTCTATGTTTATGTTTAATAATAATATGAGTTTTGGCTTTAAACCTGTTTTGCCGCCCTATCTTGTTAAAGAAGAAGTATTAGCGGGTGCGGGGAATTTTCCGCGCTTTAAAGATGAAGTGTATTCTGTTACTGCTGATAATCTTTATTTAACGCCGACAGCGGAAGTTAATCTCGCTTATTTGCATCGTGATACTATTTTCGCGTCGCAGGATTTGCCAGCGAGAATGACTGCTTGGACCAGTTGCTTTAGACGTGAGGCTGGTGGGTATGGATCAACCGAACGTGGTCTTATTCGAGTGCATCAATTTGAAAAACTTGAACTATATTCTATTACAACGCCAGAAAATTCGATGAATGAGCTTGATTATATGATTGATTGCGCTGAGACTATTCTTAAAAAATTGGGATTACATTATCGCGTAAGTCTTTTGGCCGCCCAAGATTGCTCATTTTCTTCGGCAAAAACATACGATATTGAAGTGTGGATGCCCGGTCAAAATGAATATAAGGAAGTCTCTTCTGCGAGTAACTGTACCGATTTTCAGGCTCGTCGTAGTGCAATAAGGTATCGGCCGCATGCGCAAGATAAAACACAATTAGTACACACGCTGAATGCATCATCATTAGCCTTGCCGCGATTAATGGTTGCCTTGATGGAGACGTATCAACAAGCTGACGGTACAATCGCATTGCCGGAGGTTTTACGTTCTGTTACATGTGGAATTTAG
- a CDS encoding WD40 repeat domain-containing protein, with amino-acid sequence MKRLISLLALLLSITIIGMEHTPPKNYTITLNSAENEKTIVVQKEHLEQIPVFEEMLKDLPAHNNHINIENAVSETELLTLVHYLEQTSSYNKHINELHDDAHVLHKFELTEPLNTVVNYIARRIAKKKRLPTHGLHCYATFQDNSRINILIAGALHNNHLPAFKDHITQQSPLTQLTHVSDLIFTSLATTSDASQILCTTYAPHKPPCILFKNKQFTYGGNIQSNSVAVLQDNKFTFARGNKIYVYNEQELPQLLYAIDDAVFIDKIITTPNKETIIAKGNNVGSFNIYDVNAKKECTIFSNEAVNNITASNTVIATCNLNTITLRNTASGFLQKKIIWKNIHALVLNDNNKLVIAGAEGLINTLDIQSGRTISSFGKEQGPFTRLLLTPDDKKLIALASNNTVHVFDSQAGKLICTMPNIEQRIKDFAWADNAHELILMSDNRIHAWDLSAIKKIATASLPDLVKNMKNTENS; translated from the coding sequence ATGAAGCGTCTAATTTCTCTACTGGCTCTCTTACTATCAATAACTATAATTGGCATGGAGCATACCCCCCCAAAAAATTACACAATCACACTCAACTCTGCAGAAAACGAAAAAACCATTGTGGTACAAAAAGAACACTTAGAACAGATACCCGTTTTTGAAGAAATGCTCAAAGATTTACCTGCTCACAATAATCACATAAACATAGAAAATGCTGTTTCTGAAACTGAATTACTCACGCTCGTGCATTATCTAGAACAAACATCGTCCTACAATAAACATATAAACGAACTACATGATGACGCGCACGTTCTCCATAAATTCGAACTCACAGAACCATTAAATACTGTCGTAAATTATATTGCACGACGCATAGCAAAAAAGAAAAGACTGCCGACACATGGTCTGCATTGTTACGCAACTTTTCAAGACAATTCTCGTATCAACATACTCATTGCTGGGGCGCTGCACAACAACCATCTCCCCGCTTTCAAAGACCACATAACTCAACAAAGCCCATTAACGCAATTAACACATGTGAGCGACCTTATCTTTACATCACTTGCAACAACGTCCGATGCGTCACAAATTCTGTGCACAACTTACGCCCCACACAAACCGCCCTGCATACTATTCAAAAACAAACAATTCACCTATGGCGGCAATATACAGAGCAACAGCGTCGCGGTTCTACAAGACAATAAATTTACATTCGCCCGAGGCAATAAAATATACGTATATAATGAGCAAGAACTACCACAACTATTATACGCCATAGACGACGCCGTTTTCATAGACAAAATAATTACCACGCCAAATAAAGAAACAATAATCGCAAAAGGAAATAATGTTGGCAGCTTCAACATCTATGACGTTAATGCAAAAAAAGAGTGTACTATTTTTTCCAATGAAGCAGTAAATAATATAACCGCCTCAAACACCGTGATAGCAACATGCAATCTAAATACAATAACTTTACGAAATACAGCATCAGGATTTCTTCAAAAAAAAATCATATGGAAAAATATACATGCACTTGTTTTGAATGATAACAACAAACTTGTTATTGCGGGAGCAGAGGGGCTAATTAACACATTAGATATACAGTCAGGACGCACAATTTCTTCTTTTGGCAAAGAACAGGGGCCATTTACACGTTTATTATTAACGCCTGATGATAAAAAACTGATCGCTCTTGCAAGCAACAATACTGTTCATGTATTTGATTCCCAGGCAGGCAAGCTTATATGCACCATGCCCAATATCGAGCAGCGCATTAAAGACTTTGCATGGGCAGATAATGCCCATGAGTTAATCTTGATGTCAGATAATAGAATACATGCATGGGATCTGTCCGCAATAAAAAAAATTGCTACAGCATCTTTGCCTGATCTCGTAAAAAATATGAAAAATACGGAGAACTCATGA
- a CDS encoding WD40 repeat domain-containing protein, producing MKLITLMLSITPMAIYTMKKPEEHQTIIVHITDGPHQKKYFFNKKDLEKSEVFNNLLSDTHSENATIALDNSVTPFEMEILKQYLNDHEKKYKNIIEYVKSLIVFDKFGLSNIHEECAILTQLILSTLELKKKHRFIKKSEQTKILYNLLTQQNEITALIEDNLRKNFRPSFIDYMSHNIATPASHISITPDTSVDASNQLLFTNTSIYALNKYLTKKQDLHYLNCVLCKLMNDKKSLIIVRSHNQSRQHSISELKKITQYAHYCKTKHLSFLNQRPTQLALTSYDNPLINYGDRLELHNRTTNDIIETKMLTGSPISMVSPLENNACIITADNALYKINFNNKKTTYIDNAHNMTMFTTTSHGKKIIGASPSLITIWHLKKFRPPVHITPRNKIYSIATTPNNKKLLIGTEETIEIYNLKTAELLTTLNHGPTQSYIKDIIITPNGQKIISLTEHTLYVWDVITCAKEGIFKKFTEQISYA from the coding sequence ATGAAGCTCATAACACTAATGCTTAGCATCACTCCCATGGCCATTTATACCATGAAAAAACCCGAAGAGCATCAAACAATTATCGTACATATTACTGATGGACCTCATCAAAAAAAATATTTTTTCAATAAAAAAGATTTAGAAAAATCAGAAGTGTTTAATAATTTACTCAGCGATACACATTCAGAAAATGCAACCATAGCACTGGATAATAGTGTTACACCTTTTGAAATGGAAATACTAAAACAATACTTAAATGATCATGAAAAAAAATATAAAAATATAATAGAATACGTTAAATCTCTTATTGTTTTTGATAAATTTGGATTATCTAACATACATGAAGAGTGCGCTATTTTAACACAATTAATATTATCAACACTGGAACTCAAAAAAAAGCATAGGTTTATAAAAAAAAGCGAACAAACTAAAATTCTTTATAATTTACTCACACAACAGAACGAGATCACTGCACTCATCGAAGACAATCTCAGGAAAAATTTTCGCCCCTCATTCATAGATTACATGTCACATAACATAGCGACTCCCGCATCACACATATCAATAACACCAGACACTTCGGTAGACGCATCCAATCAGCTTTTATTTACCAATACAAGTATTTACGCACTTAATAAATATTTAACTAAAAAACAAGATTTACATTATCTCAATTGCGTCCTATGTAAACTTATGAACGATAAAAAATCTTTAATTATTGTAAGATCACATAACCAATCAAGACAACATTCAATCAGCGAGCTCAAAAAAATCACTCAGTACGCTCATTATTGTAAAACAAAACACCTATCTTTTCTCAATCAACGGCCTACTCAACTCGCACTTACATCCTACGACAACCCCCTCATCAACTATGGGGATCGATTAGAACTGCACAATAGAACGACAAATGATATTATTGAAACAAAAATGCTCACCGGCTCTCCAATCTCGATGGTATCACCCTTAGAAAATAACGCCTGTATAATAACGGCGGACAATGCCCTATATAAAATAAATTTTAACAATAAAAAAACAACATACATCGACAATGCGCACAATATGACCATGTTTACAACAACATCTCACGGGAAGAAAATTATTGGAGCAAGCCCTTCTTTGATAACAATATGGCATCTTAAAAAATTTCGCCCACCAGTACATATCACTCCACGCAACAAAATATACAGTATTGCTACAACACCTAATAATAAAAAATTACTTATCGGAACAGAAGAAACTATTGAAATTTATAATTTAAAAACGGCAGAACTTCTCACAACTCTTAATCACGGTCCAACACAATCTTATATTAAAGACATTATAATTACCCCAAATGGGCAAAAAATTATTTCACTCACTGAGCATACATTGTATGTATGGGACGTTATTACATGTGCAAAAGAAGGAATATTCAAAAAATTTACCGAACAAATATCGTATGCTTAA
- a CDS encoding HU family DNA-binding protein, with product MYNQYTNFFKEYFMNKTELINSLSEETTFSKKDITRVLDALTRIVVRALKKGDKLQWSGFGTFTVAHRPARKGINPATKERIDLPETHVPKFKPGKNLKEMIRLVKS from the coding sequence GTGTACAATCAATATACCAATTTTTTTAAGGAGTATTTTATGAATAAAACTGAGTTGATTAACTCGCTCAGCGAAGAGACAACGTTTAGCAAGAAAGATATTACCCGTGTTTTAGATGCGCTTACACGAATTGTTGTGAGAGCATTAAAAAAAGGTGATAAACTTCAATGGTCCGGATTTGGCACTTTTACTGTAGCGCATCGTCCTGCACGTAAAGGGATTAATCCTGCAACCAAAGAACGTATCGATCTTCCAGAAACTCACGTGCCAAAATTTAAACCTGGTAAAAATCTTAAAGAAATGATTCGCCTCGTTAAATCATAA